One Mesomycoplasma molare genomic window carries:
- a CDS encoding phosphotransferase: MKFDVFPEEIRKKIRNCKFFYIGKQNKTYLCEFEKELVQVRIKNNNFVNYENESQFVSYQKEFLYYDKGNYIKKWFSGKEISKVFLTKKIKLSILKKLNEFSKLNSKNIETFNWNQLEIKDKKFNKIIYKYKNMPLVLSHGDLRPKNVLLSKNKEIKLIDFEWVRKNYLLFDLAHLYLYFRIEKKLITKFFLIQNKELNDFIYLVKKFNLEWEKKYYKD; encoded by the coding sequence ATGAAATTTGACGTTTTTCCTGAAGAAATTAGAAAAAAAATTAGAAACTGTAAATTTTTTTATATAGGAAAGCAAAATAAAACTTATTTATGTGAATTTGAAAAAGAGTTGGTTCAGGTAAGGATTAAAAATAATAATTTTGTAAATTATGAAAATGAATCTCAATTTGTTAGCTATCAAAAGGAATTTCTTTATTATGATAAAGGAAATTACATAAAAAAGTGATTTTCCGGAAAAGAAATAAGTAAAGTTTTCTTAACAAAAAAAATAAAACTTTCAATTTTAAAAAAACTAAATGAATTTTCAAAACTTAATTCCAAAAATATAGAAACTTTTAATTGAAATCAATTAGAAATAAAGGATAAAAAATTTAACAAAATTATCTATAAATATAAAAATATGCCTTTAGTACTTTCTCACGGAGATTTAAGACCAAAAAATGTATTATTAAGCAAAAATAAAGAAATAAAATTAATAGATTTTGAGTGAGTTAGAAAAAATTACCTTTTATTTGATTTAGCTCACTTATATTTGTATTTTAGAATTGAAAAAAAACTAATTACTAAATTTTTTTTAATTCAAAATAAAGAATTAAATGACTTCATTTATTTAGTTAAAAAATTTAATCTAGAATGAGAAAAAAAATATTATAAAGATTAA
- the gpmI gene encoding 2,3-bisphosphoglycerate-independent phosphoglycerate mutase, producing the protein MKKPVILTVIDGLGLREEVQGNAFTQAKTPVFDEYFKNYPFSIIQASENYVGLPKGQMGNSEVGHLNIGAGFVVYTGLSLINKSLEEGTFRKNDKFIKAFENSKKTGTTLQIMGLLSPGGVHSLENHLFELLEAANEYGVERVSVHVFGDGRDVAPQSILASLEKLEGILSKYPNYNVASISGRFYSMDRDKNFDRVEKAYESILGFSENKFNNSIDYVKEQYNQGIFDEFLVPAVNENLESGDFLRNKQSVIFFNFRPDRARQLSHLILKTDLYDFVPKKKVHVHEFVSMMKYEGIKTKIAFEETEVTEPIGKVIEKAGLKQLRLAETQKYAHVTFFMDGGNDVEYKNSERIMVPSLKVESYADAPEMSAKEITDELLKRAKEFDVVIMNFANPDMVGHTGNLKSAIKAVEVLDEQLGRIKKWVEENDAVQFITADHGNAEITEDKEGNPATKHTSQPVMFITTDKTLKLKNGKLANIAPTILDYLKIEKPKSMNEESLIEK; encoded by the coding sequence ATGAAAAAACCAGTTATTTTAACAGTTATAGATGGTTTAGGTTTAAGAGAAGAAGTTCAAGGTAATGCTTTTACTCAAGCTAAAACACCTGTTTTTGATGAATATTTTAAAAATTATCCATTTTCTATAATTCAAGCTTCAGAAAACTATGTAGGTTTACCAAAGGGACAAATGGGAAATAGTGAAGTAGGGCACTTAAATATAGGTGCCGGTTTTGTAGTATACACAGGTTTATCTTTAATTAATAAATCATTAGAAGAGGGAACATTTAGAAAAAATGATAAGTTTATAAAAGCCTTTGAAAATTCTAAAAAAACTGGAACTACTTTACAAATTATGGGTCTTTTATCACCTGGTGGTGTTCATTCACTAGAAAATCACTTATTCGAATTGTTAGAGGCCGCAAATGAATATGGTGTTGAAAGGGTTTCGGTTCATGTTTTTGGTGATGGTAGAGATGTTGCTCCGCAATCAATTTTAGCCTCCTTAGAAAAACTAGAAGGTATTTTATCTAAATATCCAAATTATAATGTTGCTTCTATTTCTGGTAGATTTTATTCAATGGATAGAGATAAAAATTTTGATAGAGTTGAAAAAGCTTATGAATCTATACTAGGTTTTTCAGAAAACAAATTTAACAATTCTATAGATTATGTTAAAGAACAATATAATCAAGGAATTTTTGATGAATTTTTAGTACCTGCAGTTAATGAAAACTTAGAAAGCGGTGATTTTTTAAGAAACAAACAATCAGTAATTTTCTTTAACTTTAGACCTGATAGAGCTAGACAATTATCTCATTTAATCTTAAAAACAGATTTATATGATTTTGTACCTAAAAAGAAAGTACATGTTCATGAATTTGTATCTATGATGAAATATGAAGGTATTAAAACTAAAATTGCTTTCGAAGAAACAGAAGTAACAGAACCTATTGGTAAAGTTATTGAAAAGGCAGGATTAAAACAATTAAGACTTGCTGAAACTCAAAAATATGCACACGTTACTTTCTTTATGGATGGAGGTAATGATGTTGAATACAAAAATAGCGAAAGAATTATGGTTCCTTCGCTAAAAGTGGAATCATATGCCGATGCGCCAGAAATGTCTGCGAAAGAAATTACTGATGAATTACTTAAAAGAGCTAAAGAATTTGATGTAGTAATTATGAATTTTGCAAATCCGGACATGGTAGGACATACAGGTAACTTAAAATCCGCAATTAAGGCTGTTGAAGTATTAGATGAACAACTTGGAAGAATAAAAAAATGAGTGGAAGAAAATGATGCAGTTCAGTTTATTACAGCCGATCATGGAAATGCGGAAATTACAGAAGATAAAGAAGGAAATCCTGCAACTAAACATACTTCTCAACCTGTAATGTTTATTACAACAGATAAAACTTTAAAATTAAAAAATGGTAAATTAGCAAATATAGCACCAACAATTTTAGATTATTTAAAAATAGAAAAACCAAAAAGCATGAATGAAGAATCTTTAATTGAAAAATAA
- a CDS encoding diadenylate cyclase has translation MFILIILIFILILILTILIGTKEIINLIREFKIKKSKFRELADSNKNRVIIELKNAVDELSKTKTGAIITIENHDNIENLRTDGIKIDSNISSSLILSIFNKHSPLHDGAVIIRGNKIIYASTYYKITSKSINNKFGSRHRAAMGISEQSDSTTIVVSEETGGIIIAKNGKFEYVLIDDFRKVLETKLKN, from the coding sequence ATGTTTATATTAATAATATTAATATTTATTTTAATATTAATTTTAACAATTTTAATTGGAACCAAAGAAATTATTAATTTAATAAGGGAATTTAAAATAAAAAAATCAAAATTTAGAGAACTAGCAGATTCTAACAAGAATAGAGTAATTATTGAATTAAAAAATGCAGTTGATGAACTATCGAAAACTAAAACTGGAGCAATTATAACAATAGAAAATCACGATAATATAGAAAATCTTAGAACAGATGGGATAAAAATAGATTCTAATATTTCTTCTTCTTTGATTCTATCCATTTTTAATAAACATTCTCCATTACACGATGGAGCAGTAATAATAAGAGGAAATAAAATAATTTACGCTTCGACTTATTATAAAATAACTTCTAAATCCATAAATAATAAATTTGGATCAAGACATAGAGCTGCAATGGGGATAAGTGAACAGTCAGATTCTACTACTATTGTAGTATCTGAAGAAACTGGTGGTATAATCATCGCGAAAAATGGAAAATTCGAATATGTATTAATTGATGATTTTAGAAAAGTATTAGAAACAAAATTAAAAAATTAG
- the mgtE gene encoding magnesium transporter has protein sequence MSIKSAIEKKDINWIRNYSKNTPIVQMAEEVEKLEKFDRVIFFRLLNTEISEEIFSHLSIDIQEDLIHNFSQEMVSEIVDELYTDEIADLIEEVPQNLSQKILKNIDPETRKALNRILRYTEEQIGSVMSVDIISLKENWTAQQAIEYIRNKKNDVELTHYYYIVNKNQKLVGALTLEDIVFSKSSYQLKDIMFAVPYVYTTDSKENVANIFAEHDMSVIPVMNSSNKLVGMVTSDDIIDIFQEEATEDIYRMAGISSKNIEEEYLKTKILTIVKSRIFWLIILMLGSTLSQIVIQLFTDSLEKNITLKSLGLGIFVSTIVSIIPVISGSAGNAGSQSATTITRSLSLGEIEKKGFLRKVFFKELNVGIIIGIILMLINFARLIIYFMATRDIFSTELLSISNNQTTKLPKYAYILIISAAASLSMFLVIVFSKILGSVIPLLAARMGKDPAVMSAPILATLTDATSTFIFFGITILIFLLI, from the coding sequence ATGTCTATAAAATCAGCTATAGAAAAAAAAGACATTAATTGAATTAGAAATTATTCTAAAAACACTCCTATTGTTCAAATGGCGGAAGAAGTAGAAAAACTAGAAAAATTTGATAGAGTCATTTTTTTTAGATTGTTAAATACAGAAATATCTGAAGAAATTTTTTCGCATTTAAGCATTGATATTCAGGAAGATCTAATCCATAATTTTTCTCAAGAAATGGTTAGTGAAATTGTTGATGAACTTTATACTGACGAAATAGCTGATTTAATTGAAGAAGTACCTCAAAATTTGTCACAAAAAATTTTAAAAAACATTGATCCAGAAACTAGAAAAGCACTAAATAGAATCTTAAGATATACAGAAGAGCAAATTGGTTCGGTTATGTCTGTTGATATAATTTCACTAAAAGAAAATTGAACCGCTCAACAAGCTATAGAATATATTAGGAATAAAAAGAATGATGTTGAATTAACACATTATTACTACATAGTCAATAAAAATCAAAAATTGGTTGGTGCTTTGACTTTAGAAGATATTGTCTTTTCAAAGTCTTCTTATCAACTTAAAGATATAATGTTTGCAGTGCCTTACGTTTATACAACAGATTCTAAAGAAAATGTTGCTAATATATTTGCTGAACACGATATGTCTGTAATACCGGTTATGAATTCTTCAAACAAGTTAGTAGGAATGGTTACTTCTGATGATATTATTGATATTTTTCAAGAAGAAGCTACAGAAGATATTTATAGAATGGCTGGTATTAGTTCTAAAAACATCGAAGAAGAGTATTTGAAAACAAAAATACTTACAATAGTGAAATCCAGAATATTTTGACTAATAATCTTGATGCTAGGTTCTACATTATCACAAATTGTTATTCAACTATTTACAGATTCTTTAGAAAAAAATATTACTTTAAAATCTTTAGGTCTTGGAATATTTGTTTCGACAATAGTATCTATAATTCCTGTTATTTCAGGCTCTGCAGGAAATGCAGGTTCTCAATCAGCGACAACTATAACTAGATCGCTTTCTTTAGGGGAAATAGAAAAAAAAGGATTTTTAAGAAAAGTATTCTTTAAAGAACTTAATGTAGGGATAATTATAGGAATAATTTTGATGTTAATTAATTTTGCAAGATTAATTATTTATTTTATGGCCACAAGGGATATTTTTAGCACCGAATTATTATCTATATCCAATAACCAAACTACAAAATTACCTAAATATGCTTATATATTAATAATATCTGCAGCTGCCTCTTTATCAATGTTTTTAGTGATAGTTTTTTCTAAAATTTTAGGCTCTGTCATTCCTCTTTTAGCAGCTAGAATGGGAAAAGATCCAGCTGTTATGTCGGCTCCGATATTAGCTACTTTGACAGATGCAACTTCAACTTTTATATTTTTCGGAATAACAATATTGATATTTTTATTAATTTAA
- the pgsA gene encoding CDP-diacylglycerol--glycerol-3-phosphate 3-phosphatidyltransferase, producing MKNKNLPNYLTIIRIILLVPFLILLTIFFNLSNGDFSVKNKNYFLLLIATFIFLVAMITDFLDGYLARKYNNVTNFGKLFDPIADKVITSTAIIFLTLFNFTSVWVVVIFIVRDVVVDGCRNLAAKNNLKIHASIWGKLKTLTQSFAIPILFFLGPIFYNSQNWNWIFWLLNTPLLISLFLSIYSGFLYFWDIKKLIKLK from the coding sequence ATGAAAAATAAAAATTTACCAAATTATTTAACAATTATAAGAATAATTTTATTAGTACCTTTTCTGATTTTATTAACTATTTTTTTTAATTTATCTAACGGAGATTTTAGTGTAAAAAATAAAAATTATTTTTTACTATTAATAGCAACATTCATTTTTTTAGTTGCTATGATTACGGATTTTTTAGATGGTTATTTAGCAAGGAAATATAATAATGTAACTAATTTTGGAAAATTATTTGATCCCATTGCTGATAAAGTAATTACATCAACTGCTATAATTTTTTTAACTTTATTTAATTTTACATCTGTATGAGTGGTGGTAATCTTTATAGTAAGAGATGTTGTTGTTGATGGATGCAGAAATTTAGCTGCAAAAAATAATCTTAAAATTCACGCTTCAATATGAGGAAAGCTAAAAACTCTTACACAAAGTTTTGCTATACCAATTTTGTTTTTTTTAGGTCCTATTTTTTATAATTCACAAAATTGAAATTGAATATTTTGGTTATTAAATACGCCTCTATTAATTTCTCTGTTTTTATCAATATATTCTGGTTTTTTATACTTTTGAGATATAAAAAAACTAATAAAATTAAAGTAA
- the deoD gene encoding purine-nucleoside phosphorylase produces the protein MTPHINAKPGSIAKTVLMPGDPLRAKFIAETFLTNVELVNTVRNMFMYTGLYKGKPITIAASGMGVPSIGIYSYELYKFYDVERIVRIGSAGSYKEDLKLYDVLLVDSAYSDSHSYSQLVLGENTHVLEPSKKLNAQLLENALKLGIDLHLGRVHSSDVFYASRPLSKTIEITQADAVEMESFALFANAKKLNKEAACLLTISDNLITKEETSSEERETKFLKMMEIALELA, from the coding sequence ATGACACCACATATTAATGCTAAACCAGGTAGTATAGCTAAAACAGTTTTAATGCCAGGTGATCCTTTAAGAGCAAAATTTATTGCAGAAACATTTTTAACAAATGTAGAGTTGGTAAATACTGTAAGAAATATGTTTATGTACACAGGGTTATATAAGGGAAAACCAATTACAATTGCAGCTTCAGGAATGGGAGTTCCTTCTATAGGTATTTATTCATATGAATTATACAAATTTTATGATGTAGAAAGAATAGTAAGAATAGGATCTGCAGGTTCTTACAAAGAAGACTTAAAATTATACGATGTTTTATTAGTTGATAGTGCATATTCTGATTCCCACTCTTATTCACAGTTAGTTTTAGGAGAAAATACACACGTTTTAGAACCATCTAAAAAATTAAATGCACAATTATTAGAAAATGCATTAAAACTAGGAATTGATTTACATTTAGGAAGAGTTCATTCATCTGATGTTTTTTATGCTTCAAGACCTTTAAGTAAAACTATTGAAATTACACAAGCAGATGCAGTCGAAATGGAATCATTCGCTTTATTTGCAAATGCTAAAAAGCTAAACAAGGAAGCAGCTTGCTTATTGACAATATCAGATAATTTAATAACAAAAGAAGAAACATCATCTGAAGAAAGAGAAACCAAATTCTTAAAAATGATGGAAATTGCTTTAGAACTAGCATAA
- a CDS encoding phosphotransferase — protein MKKIIKNGYTNVSYKKDNFFFQEKKYNQFNHKIDYSILKSLDFIPELIDNSKESISYEWIENKGFEINDENLIKIADIMKKIHKSKLNFPNSNHAARIKKYREVLKEKSIKIPVLEEYYKKINLILRNMKKDTPLHNDLWTNNILVDKNNKIWIIDWEYASKGDKHFDLAYFIESCRLSDEQETTFLNAYDDYDYEYVLQHRILVLYLIILWINAQDVKPFDDKEFFIKIKEVSDILDNRKNEWKNKTS, from the coding sequence ATGAAAAAAATTATAAAAAATGGCTATACTAATGTTTCTTATAAAAAAGATAATTTTTTCTTTCAAGAAAAAAAATATAATCAATTTAATCATAAAATAGATTACTCGATTTTAAAGAGTTTAGATTTTATTCCTGAATTAATAGATAATTCTAAAGAATCAATTAGTTATGAATGAATAGAAAATAAAGGTTTTGAAATTAATGATGAAAATTTAATCAAAATTGCTGATATCATGAAAAAAATACATAAATCTAAATTGAATTTTCCTAACTCAAATCATGCAGCTAGAATTAAAAAATATAGAGAAGTTCTTAAAGAAAAATCTATAAAAATACCCGTATTAGAAGAATATTATAAAAAAATTAATTTAATTTTAAGAAACATGAAAAAAGATACTCCATTACACAACGATTTATGAACTAATAATATTTTAGTTGATAAGAATAATAAAATTTGAATCATTGATTGAGAGTATGCATCAAAAGGCGATAAACATTTTGATTTAGCTTATTTTATAGAATCTTGTCGTTTAAGTGATGAACAAGAAACCACTTTTTTAAATGCTTATGATGATTATGATTATGAATATGTTTTGCAACATCGTATTTTAGTGCTTTATTTAATAATATTATGAATTAACGCTCAAGATGTTAAACCCTTTGATGATAAGGAATTTTTTATAAAAATTAAAGAAGTTTCCGATATTTTAGATAACAGAAAGAATGAATGAAAAAACAAAACAAGTTAA
- a CDS encoding MHJ_0274 family protein, whose protein sequence is MDGITLSVIAGILLTLIIAVIIFQVIAEKKKRNKIKKEKEKLVQLERELLITIVYKMNAIIEINQKNLDSFIVSIGKIKMKDLKNFAHDQLELIIREDSYKKVFIDNPFDKNESVHFNINKLLEAPSNLWNKRNIEQLEYFKNLENIYLESNKEKYLLNKEQFKKEVLNEK, encoded by the coding sequence ATGGATGGAATAACATTAAGCGTCATAGCCGGAATATTATTAACTTTAATTATAGCTGTAATTATATTCCAAGTTATAGCAGAGAAGAAAAAAAGAAATAAAATAAAAAAAGAAAAAGAAAAATTGGTTCAATTAGAGAGAGAATTATTAATAACAATAGTTTATAAAATGAATGCAATTATTGAAATAAATCAAAAAAATTTAGACTCATTTATTGTATCAATAGGTAAAATAAAAATGAAAGATTTAAAAAATTTTGCCCATGATCAACTAGAACTAATAATTAGAGAAGACTCCTATAAAAAAGTATTTATTGATAATCCTTTTGATAAAAATGAGTCTGTACATTTTAATATTAATAAGCTTTTAGAAGCTCCATCTAATTTATGAAATAAAAGAAACATAGAACAATTAGAATATTTTAAAAATTTAGAAAATATTTATTTAGAATCTAATAAAGAAAAATATTTACTAAATAAGGAACAATTTAAAAAAGAAGTGTTAAATGAAAAATAA